The Nostoc cf. commune SO-36 genomic sequence TCAAAAATAAGAAGGACAATCAAATGGCGCTTTCACTGAGATTTACTTGTAGAATTGGTAGTTTTTCGATTCCCAACTCAAGCACATTTCTCATTCATACTGCTGACAAAATTTATAAGATAGCGAATGAAATAGCCCTGCCTGAAAAAGGGGTGCTAGGGCGAATAAATAACTACCTCAATCATAGCCAGTAACTAGGAAAACAACATCTGATACCAAGTTGCCAACCTGCGGTGTGTGGGATTAGAGATTAGTCAAACAACAAAGTTTTTACTAATATCATTATCTTCTTAAATTCCACAACAATAAGCAAATTAGCAAGGAGCTAGGTCTATACGCAATAGCACATCCCCAGCACTTAGATCGGCTGAATCAACAAAAATCTCACTTCCTGATGAGGATTGTGCAATCATATTAATACCTAATTGTCCTTGTCCACCACACGAAGCAGCTGCAACAAAAACATCATCTTGCTCCTGAAAAAGAAGATTGCTAGATTTAAACTGGGTAACTATAGGGCGAGCTGAGGTTATACCACCAAGAGCACCACCATTAAAGATATAGCTTCTGCTTAAGGTCGTACCTCTACTCAGTGGTTTAACATCAACACTTCCTTGGTACAGTATCTCTACATTTTGGACAATGAAGCCACTTGGAATGATAGTATCAATACGTAAAATACACCTTTGACGCGCACCCTCTTTTGCATTGAACTTATCCAAGAGGAGCGATAAGCTTCTACCGTCAGATCCAAGAAGCTGATCTGTAACAACACATCCACCACCAGATGCAATTGCCTTTCTAAAAGTAATACTAGGCGATACCTTAGCCAAAGCCGTGGTGGCAATAACGTTCATTCCAAAAATTGTAGATAAAGACAGTAATACACCAAATTTTTTAATGTTCATGTGAATTTGTAGTGATGTTGCTAGAGTTGTTTTTTGATGAAAAATGCATTCAGAAGACAGAAGGAATGAAGGCATCTTTGCTTTAATCCCACGCTTAAAAACATAGGATTGAAGCAAGAATACTTTGTGTCTGGTATTACACTTGTCGACACAATTTATTGTTATGGTAGTGGGCAATCACCCACCACTAAAATTTTGATTAATACTTACAGGCTTCTGCCTTCTTGAATTGTGGGAAATCCTTTCAGATATGCTTCATAGTGTTAAGCAATTTTTCGCCAACAGTATCAGCAAGCATGACATAAGCCGCCATGTAACGTCTGAAAGCCTTGCTACCGAGAAGATATCTAAACTTCTTCTCAAAAATATTTTCGTATATTTAGATTATGACTGGATATTAGATGTACGAATCAAAGAATTTACAATCCTTGATAGTTAACTACTTTGTTGTTTTATTGACATCACACTTAGTGCCGTATGCCATTGTCCCAAATCCTTTAAAGAATCGACCGTTTCTTGGCAGCTTCTCCTCGCCTGTCATACTTACTCTGGTTGTACTTGGTGACGTATGACCTGCAAGCTTCGCTATCGTGACGATATCTGCGCCAGCATCTAATAAATTACCGATAAAAGTTCTTCTAAAATCGGCGTTGCTGAAAGAGTGATGCTTGATTTGGCAAAATAGAGGAATGAAGTGTCCTAAATGCAACTCAACTCAAACTACTAAAAATGGGCATCGTCGAGACAGGCAATGCTACAAGTTTTGCAGTGTGGTAGCCAGTTCCTCGAAACCTATCGTCCTTTACCTGCTTAGTTCATTACAGTTTCAGCAACGCCGAGAATGAATATTTTTTAATTTGGTTTATAAGCATCTACACTGATAACAATCTTTACTTAATTGTATAAAGTAAGTAATTAAATATACAATAAAATCCTAGTTCATCGTGAACGATTCATCACTCATAAATCCTTAACTCTAGATATTCAGGAAAATGTTACGACTTTATCATTTATTACTAGGTTCTATTTTGCTGGTGTCAATACCAGTGGGAGCAAAATTTATTCTCCCCCAATTTTCTCCACCCAAAACAGTAAAACCCGCTGCTGTTGCAAAACTTGCCAACCCGAATGAGGGAAATATCTGGCAGAAAATCCTGGGAAATACTGCGCCTCCAACTAACTGGCAAGTTGCGGCTTGTGAGGGAAATGCACCCCTGTTGTGTGTCTCTTCCAAAGGGAAACTTTTAGGTACTGTTGAAATTAACGTTTACCCCTTAGCAAGCAATGAAGATTTCCAAAAAAGCTTGTAGCAGCTGGTATTCCACCTGGTTCTCAAGTGGACTACCAAAATTCCAAATACCAAACCCAAGTATTATCAGTACTAAAGATTTGGGTTGAAGACCACTACGCTGCTTTTGCGAAAGATCGTCAGGGTAAATATGGAAAAGAGATTACTTTCTTAACCTATCCACCGCAAGCAGTACCCATTGGTAAGCTTCAGGGAATCCGTTATGGGTTTGCTGGACTCAAGGAAAAAGGTGGAGTACAAGAGCAACATATCGGTCATGTTGCCTTTGATGGCAGTAAACTTTACGTAATTACCACTGCATTTGACACAGGTACACAAACAGGTAAGTTTGATAAACTAGAAAACTTAGCTATTTTTCAACCTTACTTGTATGCGATCGCAGCAGATTTGCGTTTACCCTAATTGACATGGGGCATGGAGTATTGTCCCCAGCCCCCATCAACCTAAATTTCAGCTACCGCCCGTTCAATCAAGCGACGTGCTAAAGTTTGCGTGCCGGTGTGTTCATAATAATTCGTTGCGACATCTAGGAACGCCGCGAGGTAGTCTAACTTATCATCGGCAATATCGGCAAAGCTTTGCAAGTGATGGACAACCTTTTGTGGCGTTAAATCATTGGCAGAGACTAATCCACTCATCCAACCTTTAACTGAGTCAAAGCTTTCGCCGATAAAGTTGAGTTTATTACCAGCATTGCTCCCTGGAATCACATCTTTGATATTTTGGAAAGTCGAGTTTTTTTCTAATTCCTGTGGATTTATTTGATTAAGCCCAGATATTGCTTTGCTGATGAAGTCTGGGCCTAGGGGTATCAAACCATCAACGCAAATTAATGCCACCATACGGATGAGTGACTCACCACTATACTCACCCAAAGAGGCGACAAAATCCCCAATACTATCTCCAGGAATGCCGTTAATTTGACAGAAGGCTACTAACTCAGCGACTAATTTCAATGTCAAATCTATGGTTTGGGCTTTATCAGGTTTAGGAGTAACAGAGTTTAAGAAACCCAACAAAGGAATTTTCTCACCAAGTTTGTTAGCTAATGCTGCTGCACCAAGTGCTTTATCTGTACCATCAACGGTTTGATATAACCATAAGGCTGTTTGGTATCCTTGCGATTTGTCGTTGAATAAATAAATCGCTCTTTCACCAATTTGCTGAATTAAATCTTCGTCGTCTTCGCCAGTGACGATCTTAATGGTGTTGACAAAGCCGACGGTATTTTGCCACTCTCCAGGAGCAACAAAATCAAGGGACTTCAACAGAGAAATGGTTAAGCCACCAGTTGGCAATTGATCAACCAAATCAACAATCGATTTGCTCACAAAAATCTCCTTATCTAAGTTTTGTTATCTAAATGTTCGTAGTGCAAATCATTTCAGTTTAGCCAGACCATTAAGATTAAACTTCTCTAGCCAATCTGCGCGATCGCTAGCTGTAAATGACGGATTGCTGGAAATTGCTTTTACTTGGTACTTACCTACTAAAATTGCAGTTTGCGTCTTACCAACTTCTATTGCGGGATAACCACCAATTTTTTTGGTGCTTTTCGAGAACTTGGCTGCCGCAGGTGTGCCAGTAGTATCAGAAATAGATAGTAATGCTATATCTTTACCGCCTTTTTTCAACTTCAAATTGGCAAAGCCTTTTTTCTCTTGGGTATAGACGCCCTGGTAGCCATCACTAGCTTTTGGAAAAAGTTTATTAAATTCGCTACCCTGAGTTGCAGTTTTAGCCACTGCAAGACCCTTGCTCTGTTGAGTGCTTTCTTTTTGCGCCTGGTCAAAACGTCCAGGTGCTTTTGGAGTACAGGCCGTTGTCAGTAGTACCACTGAGAGCAACAAAGCAGCTACTACCCTATGTCCACGGTGTATAATCATTCTTGGCTTTTCCTTATACTTGAGCTTTCAGGCAATTATCTGCGCTGCTAGCAATTATTACCCGTAAAATTTACTTTTTGATAATATATTGCCTAAGTTCTCAACTATAGCCCTCTAATTTTGATGCAACACCCATGATTATGGCGTTTCAAAAAAGAGTTTAGTGCCATACTCAACGTAGCAATTAACCCAATGCAAAAACGCCCCCCCTTTCGGGAGAGCGTCTTTTATTTATGGATTAGCGTTAAGAGCTTATCTCAAATTATGATTAACCGTTGATAGCAGGAGCGGTTAGAGCTACAGGAGCAAAGTCACCAGCAGCCAAGTCTAGAGGGAAGTTGTGAGCGTTGCGCTCGTGCATTACTTCCATACCCAAGTTAGCGCGGTTGATTACATCTGCCCAAGTTGCAATTACACGACCTTCAGAGTCAATGATCGATTGGTTGAAGTTGAAACCGTTCAAGTTAAACGCCATTGTGCTTACACCCAAGGCGGTAAACCAGATGCCGATTACAGGCCATGCTGCTAAGAAGAAGTGCAGTGAACGGCTGTTGTTAAATGAAGCGTATTGGAAGATTAGACGACCGAAGTAGCCGTGGGCTGCAACGATGTTGTAGGTTTCTTCTTCTTGACCGAATTTGTAACCGTAGTTTTGTGATTCGGTTTCGGTTGTTTCACGAACCAAGGAAGAAGTTACAAGTGAACCGTGCATTGCACTGAACAAACTTCCACCGAATACACCTGCTACACCGAGTTGGTGGAAGGGGTGCATCAAGATGTTATGTTCTGCTTGGAACACGATCATGAAGTTGAAGGTTCCAGAAATACCCAAGGGCATACCATCTGAGAAAGAACCTTGTCCGATTGGGTATACCAAGAAGACTGCGCTTGCTGCTGCTACTGGTGCAGAATAAGCTATAGCAATCCAAGGACGCATACCTAAGCGGTAGGATAGTTCCCATTCACGACCCAAGTAGCAGAATACGCCAATCAGGAAGTGGAAAATTACCAATTGGTAAGGGCCACCGTTGTACAACCACTCGTCTAAGGATGCTGCTTCCCAAATTGGGTAGAAGTGCAAGCCGATTGCATTGGAGGAAGGAACAACTGCACCGGAGATGATGTTGTTTCCGTAAATTAATGAACC encodes the following:
- a CDS encoding DUF4360 domain-containing protein — its product is MLQSYVFKRGIKAKMPSFLLSSECIFHQKTTLATSLQIHMNIKKFGVLLSLSTIFGMNVIATTALAKVSPSITFRKAIASGGGCVVTDQLLGSDGRSLSLLLDKFNAKEGARQRCILRIDTIIPSGFIVQNVEILYQGSVDVKPLSRGTTLSRSYIFNGGALGGITSARPIVTQFKSSNLLFQEQDDVFVAAASCGGQGQLGINMIAQSSSGSEIFVDSADLSAGDVLLRIDLAPC
- the psbA gene encoding photosystem II q(b) protein translates to MTTTLQQRSSANVWDRFCEWITSTNNRIYIGWFGVVMIPTLLAATACFVIAFIAAPPVDIDGIREPVAGSLIYGNNIISGAVVPSSNAIGLHFYPIWEAASLDEWLYNGGPYQLVIFHFLIGVFCYLGREWELSYRLGMRPWIAIAYSAPVAAASAVFLVYPIGQGSFSDGMPLGISGTFNFMIVFQAEHNILMHPFHQLGVAGVFGGSLFSAMHGSLVTSSLVRETTETESQNYGYKFGQEEETYNIVAAHGYFGRLIFQYASFNNSRSLHFFLAAWPVIGIWFTALGVSTMAFNLNGFNFNQSIIDSEGRVIATWADVINRANLGMEVMHERNAHNFPLDLAAGDFAPVALTAPAING